One genomic segment of Amycolatopsis granulosa includes these proteins:
- a CDS encoding MCE family protein — protein MLVRRTKIQLVAFLVISVVAVVYALIRFAGLGQVFGQHGYTVKLELTQSGGIFTGAEVTYRGFNIGKVGQLRLTAQGLEAELQISPESPQVPANLRAVIANRSAVGEQFVDLRPVADGGPYLRGGEVIPAARTQTPIGTDQIISDLDNLAASVPKDALRTVVDESYDAFNGTGPGLQQLLDTARDFTATAQQYLPQTVQLLDSGKKVLATQNAEAGNLTEFSRNLNQLSATLKGSDADIRRLIEVAPGAAQTLNQFVTDLGPGLGELTANLLTTSNLLLTRQDGIQQVLVSYPVLAVGARSVVSGDGTAHLGLALNLFDPPACTKGYMSPEQYRPGNETTPRDPNFNSYCAEPKGSPIDVRGAQNAPYNGVPVAPTPQDVQQNADRDEQQLAYMRGTPGVVGSPGVTITSLTALLGLPG, from the coding sequence ATGCTGGTTCGCAGGACGAAGATCCAACTGGTCGCGTTCCTGGTCATCTCCGTGGTGGCCGTGGTGTACGCGCTGATCCGGTTCGCCGGGCTCGGGCAGGTGTTCGGCCAGCACGGCTACACGGTGAAGCTGGAGCTGACGCAGTCCGGCGGCATCTTCACCGGCGCCGAGGTGACCTACCGCGGCTTCAACATCGGCAAGGTCGGCCAGCTGCGGCTCACCGCGCAGGGGCTGGAGGCCGAGCTGCAGATCTCGCCCGAATCGCCGCAGGTGCCGGCGAACCTGCGGGCCGTGATCGCCAACCGGTCGGCCGTCGGCGAGCAGTTCGTCGACCTGCGGCCGGTCGCCGACGGCGGGCCGTACCTGCGGGGTGGCGAGGTCATCCCCGCCGCCAGGACGCAGACCCCGATCGGCACCGACCAGATCATCAGCGACCTGGACAACCTGGCCGCGTCGGTGCCGAAGGACGCGCTGCGGACCGTCGTCGACGAGTCCTACGACGCGTTCAACGGCACCGGCCCCGGCTTGCAGCAGCTGCTGGACACCGCGCGCGACTTCACGGCCACGGCGCAGCAGTACCTGCCGCAGACCGTGCAGCTGCTCGACTCGGGCAAGAAGGTGCTCGCCACGCAGAACGCGGAGGCGGGCAACCTGACCGAGTTCAGCCGCAACCTCAACCAGCTGTCGGCGACGCTGAAGGGCTCCGACGCCGACATCCGGCGGCTGATCGAGGTCGCTCCCGGTGCCGCGCAGACGCTCAACCAGTTCGTCACCGACCTCGGGCCCGGTCTCGGCGAGCTGACCGCGAACCTGCTGACGACCTCCAACCTGCTGCTGACCCGGCAGGACGGCATCCAGCAGGTGCTGGTCAGCTACCCGGTGCTGGCGGTGGGCGCCCGCAGCGTGGTGTCCGGGGACGGCACGGCGCACCTCGGGCTGGCGCTCAACCTGTTCGACCCGCCGGCCTGCACGAAGGGCTACATGAGCCCGGAGCAGTACCGGCCCGGCAACGAGACCACGCCGCGGGACCCGAACTTCAACTCCTACTGCGCCGAGCCCAAGGGCAGCCCGATCGACGTGCGCGGTGCGCAGAACGCGCCGTACAACGGGGTGCCGGTCGCGCCGACGCCGCAGGACGTGCAGCAGAATGCCGACCGCGACGAGCAGCAGCTGGCGTACATGCGGGGCACCCCCGGTGTCGTCGGCTCGCCCGGCGTCACGATCACGAGCCTGACCGCACTGCTGGGCCTGCCCGGCTGA